One Salvia splendens isolate huo1 chromosome 22, SspV2, whole genome shotgun sequence DNA segment encodes these proteins:
- the LOC121785820 gene encoding trifunctional UDP-glucose 4,6-dehydratase/UDP-4-keto-6-deoxy-D-glucose 3,5-epimerase/UDP-4-keto-L-rhamnose-reductase RHM1-like has translation MPNFTPKNILITGAAGFIASHVANRLIRNYPEYKIVVLDKLDYCSNLKNLLPSKSSPNFKFVKGDIGSADLVNYLLVAENIDTIMHFAAQTHVDNSFGNSFEFTKNNIYGTHVLLEACKVTGQIRRFIHVSTDEVYGETEEDAIVGNHEASQLLPTNPYSATKAGAEMLVMAYGRSYGLPVITTRGNNVYGPNQFPEKLIPKFILLAMRGKTLPIHGDGSNVRSYLYCEDVAEAFEVVLHKGEVGHVYNIGTKKERRVIDVASDMCKLFKMDPDKVIEFVDNRPFNDQRYFLDDQKLKELGWSERTPWEEGLKKTIEWYTSNPDWWGDVSGALLPHPRMLMMPGGIERNFDGAEQYESGKSEFTANSTQKMVLPPSKTGQSLEKPAFRFLIYGRTGWIGGLLGKLCEKQGIPYEYGKGRLENRHQVLADINAVKPTHVLNAAGLTGRPNVDWCESHKTETIRVNVVGTLTLVDVCRENGLLMLNFATGCIFEYDAAHPEGSGIGYKEEDTPNFFGSFYSKTKAMVESLLKEYDNVCTLRVRMPISSDLSNPRNFVTKISKYNKVVNIPNSMTILDELLPIAIEMAKRNLRGIWNFTNPGVVSHNEVLEMYKQYIDPDFKYANFTLEEQAKVIVAPRSNNEMDASKLKKEFPELLSIKESLIKYVFEPNRKTPPK, from the exons ATGCCGAACTTCACGCCGAAAAACATCCTCATCACTGGGGCTGCCGGATTCATCGCTTCTCATGTCGCAAACAGGCTTATACGAAACTATCCCGAGTACAAGATTGTGGTGCTCGACAAGCTTGATTACTGCTCCAATCTCAAGAACCTCCTCCCTTCCAAATCCTCTCCCAACTTCAAGTTTGTCAAGGGAGACATCGGTAGCGCTGACCTTGTCAATTACCTTCTCGTCGCTGAGAACATCGACACTATAATGCATTTCGCTGCCCAAACCCATGTTGACAATTCCTTTGGTAATAGTTTCGAGTTCACCAAGAATAACATTTACGGAACCCATGTGCTCTTGGAGGCGTGCAAGGTAACTGGCCAGATTAGAAGGTTTATCCACGTTAGCACGGATGAGGTCTATGGAGAGACTGAGGAGGATGCTATTGTTGGGAACCACGAGGCCTCGCAGCTCCTTCCGACCAACCCTTACTCAGCAACGAAGGCTGGGGCTGAGATGCTCGTTATGGCATACGGTAGATCTTATGGATTGCCTGTTATTACCACGAGAGGTAATAATGTTTATGGCCCAAATCAGTTTCCTGAAAAGTTGATTCCTAAGTTCATCCTCTTGGCCATGAGAGGGAAAACTCTTCCCATCCATGGTGATGGTTCCAACGTTCGGAGTTACCTCTATTGTGAGGATGTTGCCGAAGCCTTTGAGGTCGTTCTCCACAAGGGAGAAGTTGGTCATGTTTACAACATTGGGACGAAGAAGGAGAGGAGGGTGATTGATGTAGCCAGcgacatgtgcaagctgttcaaGATGGATCCCGACAAGGTCATTGAGTTCGTGGATAACAGGCCTTTTAATGATCAACGGTATTTCCTGGATGACCAGAAGCTGAAGGAGTTAGGTTGGTCAGAGAGGACCCCGTGGGAGGAGGGTCTGAAGAAGACGATTGAGTGGTACACCAGCAATCCTGATTGGTGGGGTGATGTATCCGGTGCACTGCTTCCTCACCCTAGAATGCTGATGATGCCTGGCGGAATCGAGAGGAATTTTGATGGAGCTGAGCAGTACGAGTCTGGGAAGTCCGAATTCACTGCTAACTCTACTCAGAAGATGGTGTTGCCGCCTTCCAAGACTGGCCAATCACTGGAGAAACCGGCCTTCCGGTTCCTGATATATGGCAGGACAGGGTGGATTGGTGGTTTGCTTGGAAAATTGTGTGAGAAACAGGGGATTCCTTACGAGTATGGAAAGGGGCGTCTTGAGAACCGCCACCAGGTTTTGGCCGACATTAATGCTGTGAAGCCTACACATGTTCTGAATGCAGCTGGTTTAACTGGTAGACCCAACGTCGATTGGTGTGAAAGCCATAAGACTGAGACGATTCGTGTCAATGTTGTTGGCACGCTGACCTTGGTCGATGTATGCAGAGAGAACGGACTCCTGATGCTGAATTTTGCCACTGGCTGCATCTTTGAATACGATGCTGCGCACCCTGAGGGTTCTGGCATCGGATACAAGGAGGAAGACACGCCCAATTTCTTCGGATCTTTCTATTCGAAGACGAAGGCCATG GTGGAATCGCTCTTGAAAGAATACGATAACGTCTGCACGCTGAGAGTCCGGATGCCGATATCTTCAGACCTTAGCAACCCGCGCAATTTCGTTACCAAGATCTCGAAGTACAACAAGGTGGTTAACATCCCTAATAGCATGACAATCTTGGATGAGCTTCTTCCAATTGCAATCGAGATGGCAAAACGAAACCTCAGAGGCATCTGGAACTTCACCAACCCGGGTGTCGTCAGCCACAATGAGGTGCTGGAGATGTACAAGCAATATATTGATCCGGATTTCAAGTACGCCAATTTCACCCTCGAGGAACAGGCGAAGGTCATCGTTGCTCCTAGAAGCAACAACGAGATGGACGCGTCTAAACTGAAGAAAGAGTTCCCCGAGTTGCTCTCGATCAAGGAGTCGTTGATCAAGTACGTGTTTGAACCAAACAGGAAGACCCCGCCCAAGTGA
- the LOC121787777 gene encoding alpha,alpha-trehalose-phosphate synthase [UDP-forming] 1-like, with product MSGNKCNGSSEVPTTRVGRLLRERLKKINNDGISETDASDGNVEQTYDTSFVEKPPKQRLLVVANRLPVSAVRQGEDSWSLEISAGGLVSALLGVKEFEARWIGWAGVNVPDEVGKKALTAALAHKKCIPVFLNEEIVNQYYNGYCNNILWPLFHYLGLPQEDRLATTRSFQSQFEAYQKANRMFADVVNDHYEEGDVVWCHDYHLMFLPKYLKEYNNKMKVGWFLHTPFPSSEIHRTLPSRSDLLRAVLMADLVGFHTYDYARHFVSACTRILGLEGTPEGVEDQGRLTRVAAFPIGIDSERFMRALELPKVQKLIKEFKERFSGRKVMLGVDRLDMIKGIPQKILAFEKFLEENEYWHDKVVLLQIAVPTRTDVPEYQKLTSQVHEIVGRINGRFGSLTAVPIHHLDRSLDFHALCALYAITDVALVTSLRDGMNLVSYEFVACQDSKRGVLILSEFAGAAQSLGAGAILVNPWNITEVAAAIGQALDMPAEEREKRHRHNFEHVTTHTAQQWAEFFVSELNDTVIEAQQRIRKVPPPLACSDAIDRYLQSNNRLLILGFNATLTELVDTPGRRGDQIKEMELKLHPDLKEPLKRLCEDDKTIIVVLSGSDRSVLEDNFCEFKNMWLAAENGMFLRSPAGNWMTTMPEHLNMDWVDSVKHVLEYFTERTPRSHFERRETSLVWNYKYSDSEFGRLQARDMLQHLWTGPISNSSVDVVQGSRSVEVRAVGVTKGAAIDRILGEIVHSKAISTPIDFVMCVGHFFGKDEDVYTFFEPELPPDNLGLSKCKISEAAKRQPPSTNSISMAHSKSSSNGDKRSASSRRPSPENTCLNVLDLKKDNYFSVAVGRPRTNARYLLNTSEDVVSFLKGLADATKV from the exons ATGTCCGGCAATAAGTGTAACGGCAGCTCGGAAGTTCCCACCACCCGAGTAGGAAGGCTCTTGCGAGAGAGACTCAAAAAGATCAACAACGATGGCATTTCGGAGACGGATGCATCAGATGGCAATGTGGAGCAGACTTACGACACTTCTTTCGTCGAGAAACCGCCTAAACAGAGGCTGCTTGTGGTTGCCAACAGGCTGCCTGTCTCCGCAGTGAGGCAGGGCGAGGATTCGTGGTCGTTGGAGATCAGCGCAGGCGGCCTAGTTAGCGCGCTTTTGG gAGTGAAGGAGTTCGAGGCAAGATGGATTGGCTGGGCGGGCGTTAATGTGCCGGACGAGGTTGGCAAGAAGGCGCTCACTGCAGCTCTCGCTCACAAG AAGTGTATTCCTGTATTTCTCAATGAAGAGATCGTCAATCAGTATTACAATGGCTACTGCAACAATATACTGTGGCCGTTGTTCCACTATCTCGGCCTCCCACAAGAGGACCGTCTTGCAACCACGAGGAGTTTTCAGTCTCAGTTCGAAGCGTATCAGAAGGCGAACCGGATGTTTGCGGACGTTGTGAACGATCACTATGAGGAGGGTGATGTTGTTTGGTGTCATGACTACCACCTCATGTTTCTCCCCAAATATCTCAAGGAATATAACAACAAGATGAAAGTTGGATGGTTTCTTCACACTCCATTTCCATCCTCTGAAATCCACCGCACTTTGCCGTCCCGGTCTGACCTGCTACGTGCAGTTCTGATGGCGGATTTAGTCGg ATTCCATACATATGATTATGCAAGGCATTTTGTGAGTGCTTGCACTCGTATTCTCGGACTTGAAGGCACTCCTGAAGGTGTTGAGGATCAAGGTAGACTTACTCGTGTAGCTGCG TTTCCGATAGGGATTGATTCGGAAAGGTTCATGCGGGCTCTAGAGCTTCCTAAAGTCCAGAAGCTCATTAAAGAATTCAAAGAGAGATTTTCTGGAAGAAAG GTAATGCTGGGTGTGGACCGTCTTGATATGATAAAAGGAATCCCGCAAAAGATACTTGCATTTGAGAAATTTCTGGAGGAAAACGAATACTGGCACGATAAAGTGGTATTGCTTCAGATTGCTGTGCCAACGAGAACTGATGTTCCTGAAT ATCAAAAACTTACAAGTCAAGTTCATGAAATTGTTGGACGAATCAACGGAAGATTTGGAAGTTTGACTGCTGTTCCTATTCATCATCTG GATCGTTCTCTCGACTTTCATGCACTGTGTGCATTGTATGCTATCACTG ACGTAGCACTTGTCACTTCTTTGCGCGATGGAATGAATCTCGTCAGCTATGAGTTTGTAGCATGTCAAGATTCCAAGAGGGGCGTCCTCATCCTCAGCGAA TTTGCTGGAGCAGCACAGTCTCTTGGTGCTGGCGCGATTCTGGTGAATCCGTGGAACATTACAGAAGTCGCTGCAGCGATTGGCCAGGCTTTGGATATGCCTGCTGAAGAACGAGAGAAGCGCCATCGGCATAACTTTGAGCATGTCACAACTCATACTGCTCAACAGTGGGCTGAATTCTTCGTAAG TGAACTCAATGATACTGTTATTGAAGCACAGCAGAGAATAAGAAAAGTTCCTCCCCCTCTTGCATGTAGCGATGCAATCGACCGTTACTTGCAGAGTAACAATCGATTACTCATACTG GGTTTCAATGCTACGCTTACCGAGCTAGTCGACACACCAGGGAGAAGGGGAGATCAGATCAAAGAAATGGAACTAAAGCTGCATCCTGACTTGAAGGAGCCTCTGAAAAGGCTTTGCGAGGATGATAAAACTATAATCGTGGTGCTTAGCGGAAGCGACAGATCCGTCCTGGAAGAC AACTTCTGTGAATTCAAGAACATGTGGTTGGCGGCTGAAAATGGGATGTTCCTGCGATCACCGGCGGGAAACTGGATGACGACGATGCCGGAGCACTTGAATATGGATTGGGTTGACAGTGTCAAG CATGTGCTTGAATACTTCACGGAAAGAACACCGAGATCACATTTTGAACGTCGGGAGACTTCGCTTGTATGGAACTACAAGTATTCAG ATTCTGAATTCGGAAGACTGCAAGCTAGGGACATGCTGCAGCACCTGTGGACGGGTCCAATATCCAACTCGTCAGTGGACGTTGTCCAAGGCAGCCGCTCGGTGGAGGTGCGAGCAGTTGGTGTGACAAAG GGAGCAGCCATTGACCGTATACTGGGAGAGATTGTACACAGCAAAGCCATCTCCACTCCAATAGACTTCGTCATGTGCGTCGGCCATTTCTTCGGAAAG GACGAAGATGTGTACACATTTTTCGAGCCAGAACTCCCACCTGACAACTTGGGACTATCGAAATGCAAGATAAGCGAGGCAGCCAAGAGGCAACCTCCGAGCACCAACAGCATCTCCATGGCTCATAGTAAGAGTAGCTCCAACGGCGACAAGAGATCCGCGAGCAGCAGACGCCCGTCGCCCGAAAATACTTGCTTGAATGTGCTTGACCTCAAAAAGGACAACTACTTCTCGGTAGCTGTGGGGCGGCCGCGCACCAACGCTCGCTATCTTCTCAACACCTCCGAAGACGTCGTCTCGTTCCTTAAAGGGTTGGCGGATGCAACCAAAGTATAG